CTAgtctcttcttttctttttgatgTCCTGATGATCACCTAATTTTAAATCTTTTTGTCCTTACATTCAGATCCATCCCAAACATCTGAAGATCACCAGGAATCTTCACCATGCCCACAGTAAAAGAGCTGGACACGACAGAGCAGCTGAAGCAGTCCAGATTCGGTCAGCCTCCGCCCAGACACGGACTCAATCTGCTGTACTGGTTTGCAACAGAgtgcatttttttaaacttcTATGATGAGATCGTCCGGGAATGTGATCCTCGGTCTTCCAAATACGGATTTCACTTCTTCAACAACAAACCCGACAACAACGGAATCAGACTCCTGCCGGAGAGCAACGAGTCGTACTACATTGTGGGAAATCTAAACCATTACAGGGCGTCTGAGCTGCCAGAATACGTCAGAGAAGCTTATACTGGCTATCTGGACGGCAGTAACATGGACCGAATTATCGTCAAGTGGAGTTTTGATCAAGTTTACGTGACCCAGCACTGTGACCGCTGGAACTTCGACCCAAGAACCACCTACCGCATCAGCCTGTCCCTGCTCAAGAAGATCAGGCAGAGGAGCAGGATCGAGTTCCTAAAAGAGATGGGTTATCAAGAGGAGTCCAAGTGCAGTGACGTCTGCTCAGATAACGATCCTGTGTTAGATGAGATTGTTGTCGAACCTGCACCACATCGATACACCCCGCGGGTACGCCCGGTGGAAACGTCCAGGAACAAGAGCTGCTGCGATTGCTGCACGATTCTTTAAACTGTTTTGGGGAAATATGCACTGTCCACATTTTAAAGgattttttaagtgttttagaccGTCAGATGAAAATAAGCATTCAGATTATTAAACCAAACATAAAACTACTTTTAATTTAGGCACAAGTCTATCCAGCAGTCAGTTCA
The sequence above is drawn from the Trichomycterus rosablanca isolate fTriRos1 chromosome 14, fTriRos1.hap1, whole genome shotgun sequence genome and encodes:
- the LOC134326674 gene encoding uncharacterized protein LOC134326674, which codes for MPTVKELDTTEQLKQSRFGQPPPRHGLNLLYWFATECIFLNFYDEIVRECDPRSSKYGFHFFNNKPDNNGIRLLPESNESYYIVGNLNHYRASELPEYVREAYTGYLDGSNMDRIIVKWSFDQVYVTQHCDRWNFDPRTTYRISLSLLKKIRQRSRIEFLKEMGYQEESKCSDVCSDNDPVLDEIVVEPAPHRYTPRVRPVETSRNKSCCDCCTIL